The Deltaproteobacteria bacterium genome includes a region encoding these proteins:
- a CDS encoding prepilin-type N-terminal cleavage/methylation domain-containing protein has product MTSQRGLTLLEVLVALVVLSLVGLSYLQLLHGSHQLIAASRHWSEAVIYAEDAMERAKLGTLSLQAPTESLPGGFQRRITTGPFQPGLSVITVTVFLPGGGRFDLAQLTRVERAAQSGAPAAPPAPPTEPW; this is encoded by the coding sequence ATGACGAGCCAACGGGGACTCACGCTCCTCGAGGTGCTGGTGGCGCTCGTCGTACTGAGCCTTGTCGGACTCAGTTACCTGCAACTGCTCCACGGGAGCCACCAACTCATCGCCGCTTCGCGCCATTGGTCGGAGGCAGTGATTTACGCCGAGGACGCGATGGAGCGGGCCAAGCTCGGCACCCTGAGCCTGCAAGCGCCGACGGAGTCCCTTCCCGGCGGCTTCCAGCGGCGCATCACGACCGGCCCGTTTCAGCCGGGACTCAGTGTCATCACGGTTACGGTGTTCCTCCCCGGCGGCGGCCGCTTCGATCTCGCTCAGCTGACGAGGGTCGAGCGGGCTGCACAGTCCGGG